Part of the Amycolatopsis sp. 195334CR genome is shown below.
ACCCACTCGTCGAAGAGTGGATTGACGGCACAACAACTCTCCCCGCACCTGCCGGGCCGCCCAGCGGCCTGGTTCACCCCCGGACTTCAGGCCGGGGCCGGGACACCGGTGGCGCGAGCCGCCGGATCGACAGCGAGTCGGTCCCGGGACCGGGCGGGGAGCAGACCTGAAGAGACGAATTCAGACAAGGAGCACCAGCGCCAATGGCACGACTCGCTGGCGTAGACCTCCCCCGCGAAAAGCGGTTGGAGATCGCGCTGACCTACATCTACGGCATCGGCCGTACCCGCTCCAAGCAGATGATCGCCGCCGCCGAGCTGAACGCGGACACCCGCGTGAAGGACCTCAGCGACGACGACCTGCTCAAGCTGCGGGACTTCATGGACGAGAACTTCAAGGTCGAGGGTGACCTTCGCCGCGAGGTGAACGCCGACATCCGTCGGAAGATCGAGATCGGGTGCTACGAGGGTCTGCGGTGGCGCCGCGGGCTTCCCGTCCGTGGGCAGCGGACCAAGACCAACGCCCGCACCCGCAAGGGTCCGAAGAAGACGGTCGCCGGCAAGAAGAAGGCTGGCAAGAAGTGAGCATTCGGGGCAAGAAGGTCGTGCACATCGGCGGCGCCCAGCGCCGCGGCACGGGTTCGTGCGTTTCACCGTCTGCTCTGTACGCCCGCCCGATGGCGCTCCGCCAGCTGTACACCGACGCCGGTTCCGTGATCCGGCGCGGGCAGCGTGAAGCGGCCGCCGCTCACCAAGAGAACTCGCGCTAACCGAGGAGAATCACCCAGACATGCCACCGAAGTCTCGTACCGCCGGGGCCAAGAAGGTCCGGCGCAAGGAAAAGAAGAACGTGGCCCACGGCCACGCGCACATCAAGAGCACCTTCAACAACACCATCGTGTCGATCACCGACCCGACCGGTGCGGTGATCTCGTGGGCGTCCTCGGGCCACGTCGGCTTCAAGGGCTCCCGCAAGTCGACTCCGTTCGCCGCGCAGATGGCCGCCGAGAACGCGGCCCGCAAGGCCGCCGAGCACGGCATGAAGAAGGTCGACGTGTTCGTGAAGGGCCCGGGTTCGGGCCGCGAGACCGCGATCCGCTCGCTGCAGGCCGCGGGTCTCGAGGTCGGCACCATCCAGGACGTGACCCCGCAGCCTCACAACGGCTGCCGCCCGCCCAAGCGGCGCCGGGTCTGAGGAACGGGGAGGAGTAAGCAGAAATGGCTCGTTACACCGGCCCGGCGACGCGTATTTCCCGTCGCCTCAAGGTTGACCTCATCGGCGGCGACCAGGCTTTCGAGCGCCGTCCGTACCCGCCCGGCCAGCACGGCCGCGGCCGCATCAAGGAGAGCGAGTACCTGCTTCAGCTTCAGGAGAAGCAGAAGGCTCGCTACACCTACGGCGTTCTCGAGCGCCAGTTCGTCCGTTACTACAAGGACGCTGTGCGCCGCACCGGCAAGACCGGTGAGAACCTGCTCCAGATCCTGGAGTCCCGGCTCGACAACGTGATCTACCGCGCCGGCATCGCCCGGACGCGCCGTCAGGCCCGCCAGCTGGTGAGCCACGGCCACTTCCTGGTCAACGGCAAGAAGGTCAACGTGCCGAGCTTCCAGGTCTCGAAGTTCGACATCATCGACGTCAAGCCGAAGTCGATGGGCACCCTGCCGTTCGTGGCGGCGAAGGAGTCCTTCGGCGAGCGCCCCATCCCGGCATGGCTGCAGGTCGTCCAGTCGAACCTGCGGGTGCTGGTCCACCAGCTGCCCGAGCGTGCGCAGATCGACGTTCCGGTCCAGGAACAGCTGATCGTCGAGCTCTACTCGAAGTGATCCCGGCCGGGCTCAGGCCCGGCGGTGATCGGGCGGCGGCGCCCCGAGTGCGCCGCCGCCACGCCACCCCTTTCGGCGTCATATGGCGGGCGTCGGCAGGACAAGGAGAAGGAAAGTGCTGATTTCCCAGCGGCCGGCTCTCGGCGAAGAGACGGTCAACGAAACCAGGTCCCGGTT
Proteins encoded:
- the rpsK gene encoding 30S ribosomal protein S11; protein product: MPPKSRTAGAKKVRRKEKKNVAHGHAHIKSTFNNTIVSITDPTGAVISWASSGHVGFKGSRKSTPFAAQMAAENAARKAAEHGMKKVDVFVKGPGSGRETAIRSLQAAGLEVGTIQDVTPQPHNGCRPPKRRRV
- the rpsD gene encoding 30S ribosomal protein S4, producing MARYTGPATRISRRLKVDLIGGDQAFERRPYPPGQHGRGRIKESEYLLQLQEKQKARYTYGVLERQFVRYYKDAVRRTGKTGENLLQILESRLDNVIYRAGIARTRRQARQLVSHGHFLVNGKKVNVPSFQVSKFDIIDVKPKSMGTLPFVAAKESFGERPIPAWLQVVQSNLRVLVHQLPERAQIDVPVQEQLIVELYSK
- the rpsM gene encoding 30S ribosomal protein S13; its protein translation is MARLAGVDLPREKRLEIALTYIYGIGRTRSKQMIAAAELNADTRVKDLSDDDLLKLRDFMDENFKVEGDLRREVNADIRRKIEIGCYEGLRWRRGLPVRGQRTKTNARTRKGPKKTVAGKKKAGKK